The following proteins are co-located in the Phocoena phocoena chromosome 1, mPhoPho1.1, whole genome shotgun sequence genome:
- the PHGDH gene encoding D-3-phosphoglycerate dehydrogenase, producing MAFANLRKVLISDSLDPCCRKILQDGGLQVVEKQNLSQEELIAELQDCEGLIVRSATKVTSDVINATKKLQVVGRAGTGVDNVDLEAATRKGILVMNTPSGNSLSAAELTCGMIMCLARQIPQATASMKDGKWERKKFMGTELNGKILGILGLGRIGREVATRMQSFGMKTIGYDPIISPEVSASFGVQQVPLEEIWPLCDFISVHTPLLPSTTGLLNDSTFAQCKKGVRVVNCARGGIVDEGALLRALQSGQCAGAALDVFTEEPPRDRALVDHENVISCPHLGASTKEAQSRCGKEIAIQFVDMVKGKSLAGVVNAQALTSAFSPHTKPWIGLAEALGALMQAWAGSPKGTIQVVTQGLSLKNSGNCLTPAVIVGLLKDASRQVEVNLVNAKLLVKESGLDVTTSHSPAAPGEQGCGKCLLTVALAGAPYQAVGWVQGTTPVLQALNGAVFRPEVPLHRGLPLLMFRTHPSNPAMLPTMIGLLAESEVQLLSYQTSMVSDGETWHVMGISSLLPSLEPWKQHATEAFQFHF from the exons gacTGCGAAGGCCTTATTGTCCGCTCGGCCACCAAGGTGACCTCTGATGTCATCAACGCGACCAAGAAGCTGCAGGTGGTGGGCCGGGCTGGCACGGGCGTGGACAATGTGGATCTGGAGGCTGCAACAAGGAAGGGCATCCTGGTCATGAA cACCCCCAGTGGGAACAGCCTCAGCGCTGCGGAGCTCACCTGTGGGATGATCATGTGCCTGGCCAG ACAGATTCCCCAGGCGACGGCCTCCATGAAGGATGGCAAATGGGAACGGAAGAAG TTCATGGGAACAGAGCTGAATGGAAAGATCCTAGGAATTCTTGGCCTGGGCAGAATTGGGAGAGAGGTGGCCACCCGGATGCAATCCTTTGGGATGAAG ACCATAGGGTATGACCCCATCATTTCGCCAGAGGTCTCGGCCTCCTTCGGTGTGCAGCAGGTGCCCTTGGAGGAGATCTGGCCTCTCTGTGACTTTATCTCTGTGCACACACCTCTCCTGCCTTCCACCACAG GCCTGCTGAACGACAGCACCTTTGCCCAGTGCAAGAAGGGGGTGCGTGTGGTGAACTGTGCTCGCGGAGGGATTGTGGACGAAGGCGCCCTGCTCCGGGCCCTGCAGTCGGGTCAGTGTGCTGGAGCCGCGCTGGACGTTTTCACAGAG GAGCCACCCCGGGACCGGGCCTTGGTGGACCACGAGAACGTCATCAGCTGCCCCCACCTGGGCGCCAGCACCAAGGAGGCCCAGAGCCGCTGCGGGAAAGAAATTGCCATCCAGTTCGTGGACATGGTGAAGGGGAAATCTCTGGCGGGAGTA GTAAACGCCCAGGCCCTTACCAGTGCCTTCTCTCCACACACCAAGCCTTGGATTGGTCTGGCAGAAGCTCTTGGGGCACTGATGCAAGCCTGGGCTGGGTCCCCCAAAGGGACCATTCAGGTGGTAACACAGG GATTGTCCCTGAAGAACTCTGGGAACTGCCTGACCCCCGCCGTCATCGTTGGCCTCCTGAAGGATGCTTCCCGTCAGGTGGAGGTGAACCTGGTGAATGCCAAGCTGCTGGTGAAAGAGTCCGGCCTCGAT GTAACCACTTCCCACAGCCCTGCTGCACCAGGGGAGCAGGGCTGCGGGAAATGCCTCCTGACCGTGGCCCTGGCAGGTGCCCCCTACCAGGCCGTGGGCTGGGTCCAGGGCACCACGCCTGTGCTGCAGGCACTCAACGGAGCTGTCTTCAGACCAGAGGTGCCTCTCCACCGGGGCCTGCCGCTGCTCATGTTCAGGACTCACCCTTCCAACCCTGCGATGCTGCCGACCATGATTG GCCTCCTGGCAGAGTCGGAGGTGCAGCTGCTGTCCTACCAGACCTCAATGGTGTCGGATGGGGAGACCTGGCACGTCATGGGCATCTCCTCCCTGCTGCCCAGCCTGGAGCCCTGGAAGCAGCACGCGACCGAGGCTTTCCAGTTCCACTTCTAA